A genomic window from Lotus japonicus ecotype B-129 chromosome 1, LjGifu_v1.2 includes:
- the LOC130731304 gene encoding F-box protein At5g03970-like — MKRRKSVYAVLNCDDILHEILLRLPPSTIFKLIVVSKIWLRVICSSTFRRCYLSKWGQDFRLLGFCVCNFLYLGRPRDGYRRPRSEPALPFLSTCKEGDDLQLSGVLKKLGYFIDCSNGIILSGFHPKTFYVYNTMTKQRHELPEPQQFYKTLCMALIVEEYVDGDICYKVIRARCEHKLKERNTLSVETFSSKTGKWKQSTLLCSSSFALRPKTVGMVVGGVVHWFAMWGKLAIYDPRLGDRKVALVKLPAGALSLEHEESVLGESSDGLLLYGQSNNLGLEIWVLEKEAGTNPSMYSNCTHLSYKWILRWRLSFKELWKQIPTLSMHFKEGQILSFLPQNSTSVYIRMGWNILLCDLKTKTVEIVNYQGRGTAISWESSKVVPFFLPAWPFSSSMA, encoded by the coding sequence CTTAATTGTGATGACATCCTGCATGAGATCCTGCTTCGACTGCCACCGTCAACTATCTTCAAGTTAATTGTTGTGTCGAAAATATGGCTGCGTGTGATATGCAGTTCTACATTTCGTCGCTGTTACTTGAGTAAGTGGGGACAAGATTTTCGACTTCTGGGTTTTTGTGTATGCAACTTTTTATATCTTGGAAGACCGCGTGATGGCTACCGCCGCCCTCGCTCGGAGCCTGCCCTTCCATTCTTGTCCACTTGCAAAGAGGGTGATGATTTGCAGCTTTCAGGAGTCCTAAAAAAACTTGGGTACTTCATTGATTGTTCCAATGGCATTATTCTTTCTGGTTTCCATCCAAAGACATTCTATGTGTACAATACCATGACCAAGCAACGGCATGAACTCCCAGAACCTCAGCAGTTCTATAAAACTCTCTGCATGGCGTTGATTGTTGAGGAATATGTTGACGGTGACATTTGCTACAAGGTGATCCGCGCAAGATGTGAACACAAACTTAAGGAACGCAACACTCTCTCAGTTGAGACTTTCTCATCTAAAACTGGAAAATGGAAGCAGTCCACTCTGCTGTGCTCTTCGTCTTTTGCGCTGCGCCCAAAGACAGTAGGTATGGTGGTTGGGGGAGTTGTACACTGGTTTGCAATGTGGGGAAAACTTGCCATCTATGATCCCCGTCTTGGAGACAGGAAGGTTGCTTTAGTTAAACTACCGGCTGGTGCTTTATCGCTCGAGCATGAGGAGTCTGTTCTTGGGGAGTCGTCTGATGGGCTCTTGCTGTATGGTCAGAGCAACAACTTGGGTCTGGAGATATGGGTACTCGAGAAGGAAGCAGGAACCAACCCATCCATGTACAGCAACTGCACTCATTTGAGCTACAAGTGGATTCTAAGGTGGAGATTGAGTTTTAAAGAATTATGGAAGCAGATACCAACTTTAAGCATGCATTTTAAGGAGGGCCAGATTTTATCATTTCTTCCTCAGAATTCTACATCTGTCTACATCAGAATGGGGTGGAACATTTTACTGTGTGATTTGAAGACCAAAACAGTGGAAATAGTTAATTATCAGGGTCGTGGAACCGCCATTTCATGGGAATCTAGCAAAGTTGTTCCTTTCTTTCTGCCTGCTTGGCCATTCTCTTCATCTATGGCATGA